The genomic stretch CGATCTTGCGGACTTGCCCTCCACGGAAAAGCGACTGGCCGTCCCCTCTCCCCCAGTAAGGCTGGTCGCCGACCCCCTACCGTCAGAGACCCTGACACAGACAGAAACCGAAGACACAAACGCAATCAAAAGGAAACAGATACATGAAAACCCTCATCTCCGCCGCCGTCCTCGCCGTTGTTGCCGCTCCTGCCGCTTTCGCAAGCGTTGCTCCGATCGAAGGTTCGCTGAACTACAACGCCCCTGTTCAGCTCCAGCAGGCACCGGTCGGCTCCACCGTGCTCCATACCTTCAATGACGGTTCGGGCCGTGACGTTCGCGAAGTCTACAAGGTCAATGCCGACAAGACCGTCACCCTCGTCACCCGTTCGATCTCGAACGCAAGCTGATCAAGCCACCCGGCGATCACGCGCAAAACGCCCCCGCTGCGAAACCGCAGTGGGGCCGTATAGCGTTTGGTAAGGCAAGGCAGATGGGTTCAGCGCAGATAGTCGACGGGAAGAGCTGACCCGCTTTTCAGTGTCTCCATCGAGATTGCCGCCGACACATCGAAGAGTTCGACACGCTTCACAAGACGTCGATACACCACGTCATAATGCTCCACCCGTGGCAGCACGATTTTCAGGATATAGTCGTAATGACCGGTCAGCCGATGGGCTTCCACGATCTCAGCTATATCGACCACCGCACGGCGGAATTCTTCGATCCAGTCATCGGCATGATGCGCCGTCTTCACCAGGGCATAGACGGTGGTCGGAACCCCGATACGCTCCCGGTCGAGAACGGCGATCCGCCGCGCGATGTAACCGCTTTCCTCAAGCTTCTGGATCCGCCGCGAACAGGCTGAAACCGAGAGGGCGACACGATCTGCAAGCTCCGTCACCGGGATGGAGCAATCCAGTTGCAGGAGATCAAGAATCTTACGGTCTCTATCGTCAATCACGCTCGATACTCTGCGTCTTCGATCCAGTTCGATAAAAACTTGGGCGCAAAAACGGAATAGCGCAAGGTTTTTTTGCGTCGACAACCCCCCGAATAATCGCAGTTCGCAAACATTCAGCGCCTGTTGCACGTCAATATGAGCGGCATGCAAACCCAGAGGAACAGACCATGCGCAAGATTGGATTGATTGGCGGAATGAGTTTCGAAAGCTCGGCAGTTTACTACAAGCTGATCAACGAGGCCGTCAGGGCTCGCCTGGGCGGCATCGCCTCCGCGGAAATCATTCTGCACTCCGTCAATTTCGCAGAGATCGTCGAACTACAGACGGCCGGTCGCTGGAACGACGCCGCCAGGCGTCTCGGCGATGCCGCAGAAAACATGGAGCGTACAGGTGCTGAATGCATGCTGATCTGCACGAACACCATGCACCTTATTGCCGACGAAGTCGCCGACCGCCTGTCCGTTCCCCTCATTCATATCGTTGACGTCACCGCTCGTGCACTGAAGTCTGCCGGCGTCAAGCGCCCTTTGCTGCTCGCCACGCGCTACACGATGGAACACGGCTTTTATGCTGAGCGCATGAAGACCAATGGCATAGACATCCTCGTACCGGATTCCGCAGGACGCGCACTGACCCATGAGATCATCTTCAAGGAACTCTGCGCAGGTCAGGTTCTGCCGGAATCGCGACAAAAACTCCTCGATCTGATCGACATGGCGCAAGCGCAGGGCGCTGACAGCGTCATCCTGGGCTGCACCGAAATATGCATGATCCTTGACCCGAACACCCTTACCCTGCCCGGCTTTGACTCAACGGCGCTCCATGCCGAGGCTGCGGTTGATTTCGCTTTGGCACCGAAGGTCGCAACGAGGGCAGCCTGACAGGGTTTCTGGCCTGCGGTCAGACAGTTTGACCGCAGGCGCGGCGGAACCGCCTTACGGTCTCCGCCATACCGAATTCAAGCGCATCCGCCGTCAAGGCGTGGCCGATGGAAACTTCCGCCAACCGGGGGATGCGCTTGACCAGTGCCGGCAGGTTCTCGACCGTCAAATCATGTCCGGCATTGACGGCCAGGCCCTCGGCAAGAGCGGCATCAGCCGTGGCGCCCAGCAACTCGATCTGGCGCGCCGCTTCTTCGCTGCGGTTAAAACATCCACCATAGGGGCCGGTATAGAGTTCGACGCGATCTGCACCGACGGCCTTTGCCTTGGTCATGGCCTCACTGCGTCCGTCCCCATCCACAAAGATAGAAACACGCATACCCTTTGACTTTAGCCGCGCAATGACTGTTGTGAGCAGGTCGGCATGGAGCGTCAAATCCCATCCGTGGTCGGACGTGGCCTGAGACGGATCATCAGGGACTAGCGTTACCTGCTCCGGTGCGGTGGCCTCGCAAAGCGCCAGAAACTCCTCCGAAGGATAGCCCTCGATATTGAATTCAGCCTCCGGGAACTCGTCATCGATCAAGGCGCGCAGATCAGGCAAATCACTGAAGCGGATATGGCGCTGGTCAGGACGCGGATGCACTGTCAGGCCTGCGGCACCGGCCTCAAGCGCGATACGTCCCATATGACGGACACTTGGCCACGGAAGATCGCGCCGGTTGCGCAGCATGGCGATAGCGTTGAGGTTGACCGAAAGCTTGGCAGGCATGCGTCAATTCCGA from Peteryoungia desertarenae encodes the following:
- a CDS encoding Lrp/AsnC family transcriptional regulator; its protein translation is MIDDRDRKILDLLQLDCSIPVTELADRVALSVSACSRRIQKLEESGYIARRIAVLDRERIGVPTTVYALVKTAHHADDWIEEFRRAVVDIAEIVEAHRLTGHYDYILKIVLPRVEHYDVVYRRLVKRVELFDVSAAISMETLKSGSALPVDYLR
- a CDS encoding aspartate/glutamate racemase family protein — its product is MRKIGLIGGMSFESSAVYYKLINEAVRARLGGIASAEIILHSVNFAEIVELQTAGRWNDAARRLGDAAENMERTGAECMLICTNTMHLIADEVADRLSVPLIHIVDVTARALKSAGVKRPLLLATRYTMEHGFYAERMKTNGIDILVPDSAGRALTHEIIFKELCAGQVLPESRQKLLDLIDMAQAQGADSVILGCTEICMILDPNTLTLPGFDSTALHAEAAVDFALAPKVATRAA
- a CDS encoding pyridoxine 5'-phosphate synthase, yielding MPAKLSVNLNAIAMLRNRRDLPWPSVRHMGRIALEAGAAGLTVHPRPDQRHIRFSDLPDLRALIDDEFPEAEFNIEGYPSEEFLALCEATAPEQVTLVPDDPSQATSDHGWDLTLHADLLTTVIARLKSKGMRVSIFVDGDGRSEAMTKAKAVGADRVELYTGPYGGCFNRSEEAARQIELLGATADAALAEGLAVNAGHDLTVENLPALVKRIPRLAEVSIGHALTADALEFGMAETVRRFRRACGQTV